The Lycium barbarum isolate Lr01 chromosome 12, ASM1917538v2, whole genome shotgun sequence genome includes a region encoding these proteins:
- the LOC132623238 gene encoding pentatricopeptide repeat-containing protein At4g21170: MTIASRALFLFHKSITIASTLTTPKPQDWRIQFEQTQLVSQISSILLQRQTNHWPSLLKNLKLSSSQQLTPSLFLQILHNTQTNPQVSLHFFHYAKNNLEFQPDIKVLCTLVYILLGSGLSKPAKPILDSLIQTYPPPQIVGFLIQSLNVAEIDTQSLVLSSVLECYCNKGLFLEALQVYQIVREYGCLLSINCCNTLLKLLFSKNELRLAWCYYGSIIRNGVQENVVTWSLIAQMLCKDGKFEKIVAILEKGVCSPVMYNLLIDCYSERGDFEAAFGYLNEMYRKCIDPSFSTFSSILDGACKYQNAEVIESMMSSMVEKGYLPNVVTPDYDSVIRKFSDIGKTYAAELFFREASEKGIKLQDNTYGSMLKAFSKEGRAKDAIWMYNIILERKICISDKCYSAFMSVLCNENPSDDVSSLLKDLIGRGFVPPKSQVSKFIVSQCEKHKWKEAEELLNVILQRGFQFESFCCCSLVRHYCFSRRIDSAISLHSELERLGVALDVKTYGILLDKLFKIRRYEEALRIFDYMRTHDMLSSESFSIMIRGLCQEKEFRKAMRLHDEMLKLGLKPDKKAYKRLISGFG; encoded by the coding sequence ATGACCATTGCCTCTAGAGCTCTCTTTCTCTTCCACAAATCAATCACAATAGCAAGCACTCTAACAACACCAAAACCCCAAGATTGGAGAATTCAATTCGAACAAACCCAATTAGTTTCCCAAATTTCATCTATTCTCttgcaaagacaaacaaatcattGGCCTTCACTTCTCAAGAACCTCAAACTCTCTTCCTCACAACAATTAACTCCATCTCTCTTCCTTCAAATACTTCACAACACCCAAACAAACCCACAGGTCTCTCTACACTTCTTTCACTATGCAAAAAACAATCTTGAATTCCAACCTGATATTAAAGTTCTTTGTACACTTGTATATATACTTCTCGGGTCAGGACTATCCAAACCCGCAAAGCCCATATTGGATTCTCTCATTCAAACATACCCACCACCCCAAATTGTTGGTTTCTTGATTCAATCATTGAATGTTGCTGAAATTGACACTCAGTCTTTAGTGTTGAGCTCGGTTCTTGAATGTTATTGCAATAAAGGTTTGTTCTTGGAAGCTCTTCAGGTTTATCAAATAGTTAGAGAATATGGTTGTTTGTTGTCTATTAATTGTTGTAATACTTTGCTTAAGTTGCTGTTTAGCAAGAATGAGTTAAGACTGGCTTGGTGTTATTATGGTTCTATTATTCGTAATGGGGTTCAGGAAAATGTGGTTACGTGGTCTTTAATTGCTCAGATGCTGTGTAAAGATGGGAAATTTGAGAAAATTGTTGCTATTCTTGAAAAGGGTGTATGTAGTCCTGTTATGTATAACTTACTGATAGATTGTTACTCTGAGAGAGGGGATTTTGAAGCTGCATTTGGTTATTTAAATGAGATGTATAGGAAATGTATTGATCCCAGTTTTAGTACTTTTAGCTCAATTCTTGATGGTGCTTGCAAATATCAAAACGCCGAAGTGATTGAATCGATGATGAGTTCCATGGTGGAAAAAGGATATCTCCCGAATGTTGTGACACCTGACTATGATTCTGTGATTCGAAAGTTCTCTGATATCGGAAAAACATATGCAGCTGAATTGTTTTTCAGGGAAGCTTCTGAAAAAGGGATTAAGCTACAAGACAATACTTACGGCTCTATGCTAAAGGCATTCTCCAAGGAGGGTAGAGCTAAGGATGCTATTTGGATGTACAACATTATACTTGAGAGAAAAATTTGCATCAGTGACAAATGTTATAGTGCCTTCATGAGTGTCCTATGCAATGAAAATCCATCCGATGACGTTAGCAGTTTGTTGAAAGACTTGATAGGAAGAGGATTCGTTCCTCCCAAATCTCAAGTGTCTAAGTTTATAGTTTCTCAGTGTGAAAAGCATAAGTGGAAAGAAGCTGAGGAGCTTCTGAATGTAATTCTTCAGAGAGGATTCCAGTTTGAATCTTTTTGTTGTTGCTCTTTGGTGCGGCACTATTGCTTTAGCAGAAGGATTGATTCTGCCATTTCTTTACATAGTGAATTAGAGAGACTTGGTGTTGCTTTAGATGTAAAGACCTACGGTATACTACTTGACAAACTGTTTAAAATAAGACGGTATGAAGAAGCTCTAAGGATCTTCGATTACATGAGAACTCATGACATGTTAAGCAGTGAAAGTTTTTCAATCATGATTAGAGGGCTATGTCAGGAAAAGGAATTTAGAAAAGCAATGAGACTACATGATGAGATGTTGAAATTGGGGCTTAAACCTGACAAAAAGGCATATAAGCGTTTGATTTCTGGGTTTGGCTAA